From a single Miscanthus floridulus cultivar M001 chromosome 8, ASM1932011v1, whole genome shotgun sequence genomic region:
- the LOC136469562 gene encoding protein PHOTOPERIOD-INDEPENDENT EARLY FLOWERING 1-like, with protein sequence MAVTRRGSGPSTTEGTGAEPRAATDLAAGARSRRSGSTVADLVALRRGGDAWGGERRGADSDQAQMVNVTSELPNNELLLQKHFMAVISSVWRSKCRRDPCCFMNTYSTALHMFSPVKKPGGSSENWPMVNFRPSFNLVRKALADAQAKSTLMVIPPPSRNQEYRRNYLELELDFLKHQHAYEEDFPSVINVSILEPEPSKQAPEPVEQSLLSGLSCRQAENRLRIASEACYDGDSSHWASSAFHVNDATRHKSGSKSIGKHKAASESGRPTKSKVQKITESHQEGPTVMSNFLRMPAQLLPSTADFHISDSLSEFGISDSEFHYSEDLLQEVDDLEFFPDQGDSGLLPGIEELEPLSDFTDIG encoded by the exons ATGGCCGTGACGAGGCGGGGCTCTGGCCCCTCGACGACCGAGGGAACAGGGGCCGAGCCGCGAGCGGCGACCGACTTAGCAGCGGGCGCGCGGAGCCGGAGATCCGGCTCCACAGTGGCCGATTTGGTGGCCTTGCGGCGGGGAGGAGACGCCTGGGGTGGGGAGCGCCGGGGGGCGGACTCG GATCAAGCTCAGATGGTGAATGTGACCAGTGAACTTCCTAACAATGAATTGCTTCTCCAGAAACACTTCATGGCTGTAATTTCGTCTGTCTGGAGATCAAAATGTCGCCGTGATCCCTGCTGTTTTATGAATACTTACTCTActgcattacatatgttttctCCTGTGAAGAAGCCTGGTGGATCAAGTGAGAACTGGCCCATGGTAAACTTTAGACCAAGCTTCAATCTAGTTAGGAAAGCCCTTGCAGATGCTCAGGCTAAGTCTACACTAATGGTGATTCCACCACCGTCAAGAAATCAGGAATACCGGCGGAATTATTTAGAATTAGAGTTAGATTTCTTGAAACATCAACATGCTTATGAGGAAGACTTCCCATCTGTAATAAATGTGTCCATACTGGAACCAGAACCATCCAAACAGGCTCCAGAGCCAGTGGAACAATCGTTATTGTCTGGACTTTCTTGCAGACAAGCTGAGAACCGACTCAG GATAGCATCAGAAGCTTGTTATGATGGTGATAGTTCTCATTGGGCATCATCAGCTTTCCACGTGAATGATGCCACCCGCCATAAATCTGGTTCAAAGTCCATAGGAAAGCACAAAGCAGCATCGGAATCTGGTAGACCTACCAAATCCAAAGTCCAGAAGATTACTGAATCGCATCAGGAAGGGCCAACTGTCATGAGTAATTTTCTCCGTATGCCTGCTCAACTATTGCCAAGTACAGCTGACTTCCACATTAGTGACTCCCTATCTGAATTTGGTATCAGCGATTCTGAATTCCACTACTCCGAGGATCTCTTGCAAGAGGTCGACGATCTTGAGTTCTTCCCAGATCAGGGTGACTCTGGTCTCCTTCCTGGTATTGAAGAGTTAGAACCTCTTTCAGATTTCACAGATATCGGATGA